The Streptomyces sp. NBC_00344 genome includes a window with the following:
- the pknB gene encoding Stk1 family PASTA domain-containing Ser/Thr kinase, with protein sequence MDTTVKDPLVGQLLDGRYRVEARIAVGGMATVYRAVDTRLDRVLALKVMHPALAVDATFVERFIREAKSVARLDHPNVVGMFDQGADGAYVYLAMEYVAGCTLRDVLRERGALRPRAALDILEPVLAALGAAHRAGFVHRDMKPENVLIGDDGRVKVADFGLVRAVDTETNSTGTIMGTVSYLAPEQIEHGTADTRADVYACGVVLYEMLTGAKPHSGETPAQVLYQHLNDGVPAPSAVVPGLAAGLDELVASATARTPGARPHDAVALLRQVRESRAALSDRQLDAVPPQALEDEAAERTPGGSEDRTNVIPRVLPSASVNRTSRLEMPAPQPESHRSPPRRTRRASRGLIASVVAVLLVLGVGAGVWYINSGQFTRVPSVLGQTERTAKSRLSAAGLDVKGTQRKFSDSFARGTVMNSDPRSGARIRDNGAVTLVVSRGPEMVKVPQVAGKQLAEAKRDLSRAGLGAGMVTREFSDDIGRGRVIRTDPASGTERHADSAVALVVSKGAPVDVPDVTGESADDAKADLEDQNLKVRIAQQQINSSEDAGNVAKQSVAAGSRAEEGDTVTLTVSKGPRMIGVPDVTGRSVDDAKKALTGKGFEVHVDRPFLSFSDTVESQSVAGGDRAPEGSTITITTKGL encoded by the coding sequence GTGGATACGACCGTCAAGGACCCTCTCGTCGGGCAGCTGCTCGACGGCCGCTACCGGGTGGAGGCGCGCATCGCCGTCGGTGGCATGGCCACGGTCTACCGGGCCGTCGACACCCGGCTGGACCGCGTGCTCGCCCTCAAGGTGATGCATCCGGCGCTGGCCGTCGACGCCACTTTCGTGGAGCGCTTCATCCGGGAGGCCAAGTCCGTCGCCCGGCTCGACCACCCCAATGTGGTCGGCATGTTCGACCAGGGCGCGGACGGCGCGTACGTGTATCTCGCGATGGAGTACGTCGCGGGGTGCACCCTGCGTGATGTGCTGCGCGAGCGCGGCGCCCTTCGCCCCCGCGCCGCCCTCGACATCCTGGAGCCCGTGCTGGCCGCTCTCGGTGCCGCACACCGCGCCGGGTTCGTCCATCGCGACATGAAGCCGGAGAACGTCCTGATAGGGGACGACGGCCGGGTCAAGGTGGCCGACTTCGGCCTGGTGCGTGCAGTGGACACCGAGACCAACAGCACCGGGACCATCATGGGCACCGTTTCCTATCTCGCCCCCGAGCAGATCGAGCACGGCACCGCCGACACCCGCGCCGATGTCTACGCCTGCGGTGTGGTCCTCTACGAGATGCTGACCGGCGCCAAGCCGCATTCGGGCGAGACCCCCGCACAGGTCCTCTACCAGCACCTCAACGACGGCGTACCGGCGCCGTCCGCGGTGGTCCCCGGGCTTGCCGCGGGGCTGGACGAGCTGGTGGCGAGCGCTACCGCCCGTACCCCCGGCGCAAGGCCGCACGACGCCGTGGCGCTTCTCCGGCAGGTACGCGAGAGCCGCGCCGCACTCAGCGACCGGCAGCTCGACGCGGTGCCGCCGCAGGCGCTGGAGGACGAGGCCGCCGAGAGGACGCCCGGCGGCTCCGAGGACCGCACCAACGTGATCCCCCGGGTGCTTCCCTCCGCCTCGGTCAACCGGACCAGCAGGCTCGAGATGCCCGCACCGCAGCCGGAATCCCACCGCTCACCCCCGCGCCGCACTCGGCGGGCGAGCCGCGGGCTGATCGCATCGGTCGTCGCCGTGCTGCTCGTACTGGGTGTCGGCGCCGGTGTCTGGTACATCAACTCCGGGCAGTTCACCCGGGTGCCCTCGGTCCTCGGGCAGACCGAGAGGACGGCGAAGTCCCGGCTCTCCGCGGCCGGTCTCGATGTGAAGGGAACGCAGCGCAAGTTCAGCGACTCCTTCGCGCGCGGCACCGTGATGAACAGCGACCCCCGGTCAGGTGCCCGCATCCGCGACAACGGAGCGGTGACCCTGGTCGTGTCCCGCGGCCCCGAGATGGTGAAGGTCCCGCAGGTCGCCGGCAAACAGCTGGCCGAGGCGAAACGTGACCTGAGCAGGGCGGGTCTGGGCGCCGGCATGGTGACAAGGGAGTTCAGTGACGACATCGGCCGGGGCAGGGTGATCCGTACGGATCCCGCGTCCGGCACGGAGCGCCATGCGGACTCGGCGGTCGCGCTGGTCGTGTCCAAGGGAGCCCCGGTGGACGTGCCCGACGTCACAGGCGAGTCGGCCGACGACGCCAAGGCCGACCTCGAGGACCAGAATCTGAAGGTCAGGATCGCGCAGCAGCAGATCAACTCCTCCGAGGACGCGGGGAACGTCGCCAAGCAGTCGGTGGCCGCGGGCTCCAGGGCCGAAGAGGGCGACACGGTCACGCTGACCGTGTCCAAGGGCCCGCGGATGATCGGCGTACCCGATGTGACGGGCCGCAGTGTCGACGACGCGAAGAAGGCGCTGACCGGCAAGGGCTTCGAGGTCCATGTCGACCGGCCGTTCCTCTCCTTCAGCGACACCGTCGAGAGCCAGTCCGTGGCGGGCGGCGACCGGGCTCCCGAGGGCAGCACCATCACCATCACGACCAAGGGACTCTGA
- a CDS encoding thiazole synthase — MADDLLTIGGSTFSSRLIMGTGGAPSLDVLERSLIASGTELTTVAMRRLDPTVQGSVLSVLDRLSIRVLPNTAGCFTAGEAVLTARLAREALGTDWIKLEVVADEHTLLPDPVELLDAAETLVDDGFTVLPYTNDDPVLARRLEDVGCAAIMPLGSPIGSGLGIRNPHNFQLIVEQAGVPVVLDAGAGTASDATLAMELGCAAVMLASAVTRAQEPELMAGAMRHGVEGGRLAYRAGRIPRRHFARASSPVGGRAALDPERPAF; from the coding sequence ATGGCCGACGATCTTCTGACCATAGGCGGATCCACCTTCTCGTCCCGGCTGATCATGGGGACGGGCGGTGCGCCCAGTCTCGACGTACTGGAACGCTCCCTGATCGCGTCGGGGACCGAACTCACCACGGTCGCCATGCGCCGGCTCGATCCGACCGTCCAGGGCTCGGTCCTCTCCGTGCTCGACCGGCTCTCCATCCGGGTCCTGCCGAACACCGCGGGTTGCTTCACGGCGGGCGAGGCCGTACTGACCGCGCGGCTGGCCCGAGAGGCGCTCGGCACCGACTGGATCAAGCTGGAGGTGGTCGCCGACGAACACACCCTGCTTCCCGACCCGGTCGAACTCCTCGACGCGGCCGAGACGCTGGTCGACGACGGCTTCACCGTGCTGCCGTACACCAACGACGATCCGGTGCTCGCCCGGCGGCTCGAGGACGTGGGCTGTGCGGCGATCATGCCCCTCGGCTCCCCCATCGGCTCCGGGCTCGGAATCCGCAATCCGCACAACTTCCAGCTGATCGTCGAGCAGGCGGGGGTGCCGGTCGTCCTGGACGCGGGCGCCGGCACCGCTTCGGATGCCACGCTGGCGATGGAACTGGGCTGCGCCGCCGTGATGCTGGCGTCGGCGGTGACCAGGGCGCAGGAGCCGGAGCTGATGGCCGGGGCTATGCGGCACGGAGTGGAGGGGGGACGGCTGGCGTACCGCGCGGGACGGATCCCCCGGCGGCACTTCGCCCGCGCCTCCTCACCCGTCGGGGGACGGGCCGCCCTGGATCCGGAGCGGCCGGCGTTCTGA
- the thiS gene encoding sulfur carrier protein ThiS — translation MTTVNSSVPVSVNGAEHHVAPGTTLDLLVATLTGAPTGVAAALNEAVVPRGQWPATRLGEGDRVEILTAVQGG, via the coding sequence ATGACCACCGTGAACAGCTCCGTGCCGGTCTCCGTGAACGGCGCGGAGCACCACGTCGCCCCGGGCACCACCCTCGATCTGCTGGTCGCGACGCTGACCGGGGCGCCGACGGGTGTCGCGGCCGCGCTCAACGAGGCGGTCGTGCCGCGCGGGCAGTGGCCCGCGACCCGGCTCGGTGAGGGTGACAGGGTGGAGATTCTCACAGCGGTCCAGGGAGGCTGA
- the thiO gene encoding glycine oxidase ThiO: protein MHTDRSPDVLIVGGGIIGLVTAWRSAQRGLRTIVVDPEPGGGAAQVAAGMLAAVTELHYGEQMLLGLNLESARRYPAFAAELTEASGQELGYRTCGTLAVALDADDRAHLRELHALQQRSGLESEWLTGRECRRLEPMLAPGVRGGLRVEGDHQVDPRRLAKALVTACERAGVGFRRSRVERLRVSDDRATGAELEDGAVLGAGQVVVAAGSLSGRLAGVPGDVLPPVRPVKGQVLRLTVPGAYAPFLSRTVRAVVRGSDVYLVPRENGELVIGATSEELGWDTTVTAGGVYQLLRDAHELVPGITELPLTETRAGLRPASPDNAPLLGPTALPGLHLATGHHRNGVLLTPVTGDVMAELLATGDLPAEARPFSPLRFSPLRQEQPV from the coding sequence ATGCACACGGACAGATCTCCGGACGTCCTGATCGTCGGAGGCGGGATCATCGGTCTTGTCACCGCCTGGCGCTCGGCGCAGCGCGGCCTGCGCACCATCGTGGTCGACCCGGAACCGGGCGGCGGGGCGGCGCAGGTCGCCGCCGGGATGCTCGCCGCCGTCACCGAACTGCACTACGGCGAGCAGATGCTGCTCGGTCTCAATCTGGAATCGGCCCGCCGCTATCCGGCGTTCGCCGCCGAGCTGACGGAGGCGTCCGGCCAGGAGCTCGGTTACCGCACCTGCGGAACGCTCGCCGTCGCACTCGATGCCGACGACCGGGCGCACCTGCGTGAACTGCACGCTCTGCAACAGCGTTCGGGGCTGGAGTCGGAGTGGCTCACCGGACGGGAGTGCCGGCGCCTCGAGCCGATGCTCGCGCCGGGGGTACGCGGCGGGCTGCGGGTCGAGGGCGACCATCAGGTCGATCCGCGGCGCCTGGCGAAAGCTCTGGTGACGGCCTGTGAGCGGGCCGGTGTCGGCTTCCGCCGGAGCAGGGTGGAACGGCTCAGGGTGTCGGACGACCGGGCCACCGGCGCCGAGCTCGAGGACGGAGCGGTGCTCGGCGCCGGCCAGGTGGTGGTGGCCGCGGGCAGCCTCAGCGGCAGGCTCGCCGGGGTGCCGGGGGATGTCCTGCCGCCGGTCCGCCCGGTGAAGGGTCAGGTGCTGCGGCTCACCGTGCCGGGCGCCTACGCGCCCTTCCTCAGCCGGACCGTGCGCGCGGTGGTGCGCGGCAGCGACGTGTATCTCGTCCCGCGCGAGAACGGTGAACTCGTCATCGGCGCGACCAGCGAGGAGCTCGGCTGGGACACCACGGTCACCGCGGGCGGGGTGTACCAGCTGCTGCGTGACGCCCATGAACTGGTGCCTGGCATCACCGAACTGCCGCTCACCGAGACCCGCGCGGGTCTTCGCCCCGCGTCCCCCGACAACGCCCCGCTGCTGGGCCCCACCGCTCTGCCCGGCCTGCACCTGGCCACCGGCCACCACCGCAACGGCGTCCTGCTCACCCCTGTCACCGGAGATGTGATGGCCGAGCTGCTCGCCACCGGGGACCTGCCGGCCGAGGCCCGTCCCTTCTCGCCCCTGCGCTTCTCGCCCCTACGACAGGAGCAGCCCGTATGA
- a CDS encoding NAD(P)/FAD-dependent oxidoreductase, giving the protein MAGVQTAVALRDQGFTGAVTLIGDEPHQPYDRPPLSKAVLLGATEASYFDVDFEALGVTLQLGREVTWVRAAERELDTVQGPVPYDALVIATGSRPVTLPGGEGLPDVHTLRTLDDAGRLRAVLADRRDVVVVGAGWIGAEFATAAREAGCAVTVVEAAGRPLVGALPAGITDPMAAWYADSGAELITHARVARIEPGAVVLESGRRLTAGAVLVGIGARPATGWLAGSGIAIGADGSVTADEWLRSSLPGVYAVGDCASFPSRRYGERLLVHHWDNALQGPRAVAAGIIGDEPRIYDPVPYFWSEQFGRFVQYAGHHTGADTVIRRGEPTGPSWSVCWLRAGRLVAVLAVGRPRDLAQGRKLIEAGAPLDPVRAADPDAPLKTAVLAGRG; this is encoded by the coding sequence ATGGCCGGGGTGCAGACCGCGGTCGCGCTGCGGGACCAGGGTTTCACCGGCGCCGTCACACTGATCGGCGACGAGCCGCACCAGCCGTACGACAGACCGCCGCTGTCCAAGGCGGTGCTCCTCGGCGCGACGGAGGCGTCCTACTTCGACGTGGACTTCGAGGCGCTCGGTGTGACACTCCAGCTGGGCCGCGAAGTGACCTGGGTGCGGGCGGCGGAGCGTGAGCTGGACACCGTCCAGGGGCCGGTGCCCTACGACGCCCTGGTCATCGCCACCGGTTCCCGCCCGGTCACCCTGCCGGGCGGCGAGGGCCTGCCCGATGTCCATACGCTGCGCACCCTCGACGACGCCGGGCGGCTGCGGGCGGTCCTGGCCGACCGGCGTGACGTGGTGGTCGTGGGGGCGGGCTGGATCGGCGCGGAGTTCGCGACGGCGGCCCGCGAGGCCGGCTGCGCGGTGACCGTGGTCGAGGCGGCCGGAAGGCCGCTGGTGGGCGCGCTGCCCGCCGGGATCACCGACCCCATGGCCGCCTGGTACGCGGACAGCGGCGCCGAGCTCATCACGCACGCACGAGTGGCGCGCATCGAGCCGGGGGCCGTGGTCCTGGAGTCCGGGCGCAGGCTGACCGCAGGCGCCGTACTCGTCGGTATCGGCGCGCGGCCTGCGACGGGCTGGCTGGCCGGCTCCGGGATCGCCATCGGTGCCGACGGCTCGGTCACCGCGGACGAGTGGCTGCGCAGTTCGCTGCCCGGCGTGTACGCCGTCGGGGACTGCGCCTCCTTCCCCTCCCGCCGGTACGGCGAACGCCTGCTGGTCCACCACTGGGACAACGCGCTCCAGGGCCCCCGTGCGGTCGCCGCCGGGATCATCGGCGACGAGCCGCGGATCTACGACCCGGTGCCGTATTTCTGGTCCGAGCAGTTCGGCCGCTTCGTGCAGTACGCGGGCCACCACACGGGCGCCGACACGGTGATCCGGCGCGGCGAGCCGACCGGGCCGTCCTGGTCGGTCTGCTGGCTGCGGGCGGGGAGGCTGGTCGCGGTCCTCGCGGTGGGACGGCCCCGCGACCTCGCCCAGGGGCGGAAACTCATCGAGGCGGGGGCCCCGCTCGATCCGGTGCGGGCCGCCGATCCGGACGCGCCGCTGAAGACAGCGGTCCTGGCGGGGAGGGGCTGA